A portion of the Malassezia japonica chromosome 3, complete sequence genome contains these proteins:
- a CDS encoding uncharacterized protein (COG:J; BUSCO:EOG0926354S; EggNog:ENOG503NUB4), translating to MAARPTVNVRGVDGAATGSLPLPAVFTAPIRPDVVAAIHSNIAKNKRQPYAVASNAGHQTSAESWGTGRAVARIPRVGGGGTHRSGQAAFGNMARGGHMFAPTKVWRRWFIKTNQAQRRYATASALAATALPSLVLARGHRVEEIEEVPLIVSSEVESYTKTKEAVAVLKALNAYNDVVKVSNSRKIRAGVGKLRNRRHTQRRGPLVIYNEDKGLVKAFRNLPGVELVSVHSLNLLQLAPGGHLGRFVIWTEDAFKQLDSIFGTYESASEVKSGFRLPAAKISMPDVTRLINSDEIQSVVRPAGPKQTKRPFTQKKNPLRNRAVLFRLNPYAQASIRNELREQAQRQAGKLKKNTKTPRTTTSPEFFEQLLAP from the exons ATGGCTGCTCGTCCTACTGTGAACGTTCGAGGAGTCGACGGTGCGGCTACGGGCTCGCTGCCTCTTCCGGCGGTGTTCACTGCCCCGATCCGCCCGGATGTCGTCGCGGCTATTCACT CCAACATTGCCAAGAACAAGCGTCAGCCTTACGCCGTTGCTTCCAACGCCGGTCACCAGACCTCGGCTGAGTCGTGGGGTACTGGTCGCGCTGTCGCCCGTATCCCCCGTGTTGGCGGTGGTGGTACCCACCGTTCGGGCCAGGCTGCCTTTGGTAACAtggctcgcggcggtcACATGTTCGCCCCCACCAAGGTCTGGCGCCGCTGGTTCATCAAGACTAACCAGGCCCAGCGCCGCTACGCTACTGCCTCGGCTCTTGCTGCCACTGCTCTCCCCTCGCTGGtgctcgctcgcggccacCGTGTTGAGGAGATCGAGGAGGTTCCTCTGAtcgtctcgagcgaggtTGAGTCGTACACCAAGACCAAGGAGGCTGTTGCCGTGCTCAAGGCCCTCAACGCCTACAACGACGTTGTCAAGGTCTCGAACTCGCGCAAGATCCGCGCCGGTGTTGGTAAGCTGCGCAACCGCCGTCACacccagcgccgcggccctcTTGTCATCTACAACGAGGACAAGGGTCTCGTCAAGGCTTTCCGCAACCTGCCCGGTGTGGAGCTCGTCAGCGTGCACAGCCTCAACCTCCTCCAGCTCGCCCCCGGTGGCCACCTTGGCCGCTTTGTGATCTGGACCGAGGACGCTTTCAAGCAGCTTGACAGCATCTTCGGCACCTACGAGTCCGCCTCGGAGGTCAAGTCTGGCTTCCGCCTCCCCGCTGCCAAGATCTCCATGCCCGATGTCACTCGTCTCATCAACTCGGATGAGATCCAGAGCGTCGTTCGCCCGGCTGGCCCGAAGCAGACCAAGCGCCCTTTCACGCAGAAGAAGAACCCTCTGCGCAACCGCGCTGTTCTCTTCCGCCTCAACCCTTACGCCCAGGCTTCGATCCGCAACGAACTCCGCGAGCAGGCCCAGCGCCAGGCTGGCAAGCTCAAGAAGAACACCAAGACTCCCCGTACCACCACGAGCCCGGAGTTCTtcgagcagctccttgCCCCGTAA
- a CDS encoding uncharacterized protein (MEROPS:MER0033198; COG:G; SECRETED:SignalP(1-30); EggNog:ENOG503NYYH) — MAIASLFKMKALFAFVVLAGLIVNVNNVAAREHHVAHNLAVHHHQNMARRINHTSLAEKWNHPSSSSSGHKSSSSHASKSSPHASHASDSASKSASKSGSKSGSKSGSKSKSSSSSASASQTGGSGSGSDEFLVVRTNEGQVRGRLNETSGAYQWLGVPFGADTAGSNRFRPPQPAPKWDGIRDATHYGWSCPQHGSPESVTAVQIFGLSPDVFKNDTQSEDCLNMNIYVGKNFWENYKKSNGTHKAPVWLNFYGGSYEWGSNRIEMYRGDTLVSKDDVISVSANFRNWIFGYPLSPQLHPDQHDGKGEYTGGNPGLKDIDYAIEWVHKNIAHFGGDPDKITIGGTSTGACSVDNWAFAHHNKPSAKLVNGLILQSGSMTSLGRYFLANSSDTFQGHNSSWNLVAQEVGCGTSNDHKQFRCMQQKPWSALMQASFTKNAKFTLAVDHVTTFDNYYERLENKQFVDIPMLIGNNKDEGNAFLIHTANLAPFVGPIITAEVWVCPAGVQADLRHGVAPTWRYRFGPSFYIPDTPDKYKELLTYHGSDTPYAWGTWKQLHFIESGASASDPGPIANLPPTTDNNYIRGKVAQAYREANVEFVKDPQNGLRHFRGGWPEYTKGSKSIGDFGRNNDPHHPFQLASSWDTDLLCGLTNAQVNQNNMKYKPGFDRVRSYLV; from the coding sequence ATGGCGATTGCTAGCCTCTTCAAGATGAAGGCTCTCTTCGCCTTTGTGGTGCTTGCTGGCCTCATTGTCAACGTTAACAATGttgctgcgcgcgagcaccaCGTTGCGCACAACCTCGCAGTGCATCACCACCAGAACATGGCGCGTCGCATCAACCACACGAGCCTGGCTGAGAAGTGGAACCAcccgtcgagctcgtcgtctgGCCACAAGAGCAGCTCCTCGCACGCGTCGAAGAGCTCTCcgcacgcgtcgcacgcgtcgGACAGCGcgtcaaagagcgcgtcgaAGTCCGGCTCCAAGTCTGGCTCCAAGTCCGGCTCCAAGTCGAAGAGTTCGAGCTCTAGCGCGAGCGCTAGCCAGACTGGCGGTTcgggcagcggcagcgacgagtTCCTTGTCGTGCGCACTAACGAGGGTCAGGTCCGCGGTCGTCTGAACGAGACCTCGGGCGCCTACCAGTGGCTCGGTGTGCCTTTTGGTGCCGACACGGCCGGCTCCAACCGTTTCCGTCCTCCGCAGCCCGCGCCCAAGTGGGATGGTATCCGTGACGCTACGCACTACGGCTGGAGCTGCCCTCAGCACGGTAGCCCTGAGTCGGTGACCGCTGTGCAGATCTTTGGTCTTAGCCCCGACGTGTTCAAGAACGACACGCAGAGCGAGGACTGCTTGAACATGAACATTTACGTGGGTAAGAACTTCTGGGAGAACTACAAGAAGTCGAACGGCACGCACAAGGCTCCTGTCTGGCTGAACTTCTATGGTGGCTCCTATGAGTGGGGTTCGAACCGTATCGAGATGTACCGCGGTGACACGCTCGTCAGCAAGGACGATGTGATTTCCGTCAGCGCCAACTTCCGTAACTGGATCTTTGGTTACCCCCTGTCGCCCCAACTGCATCCCGACCAGCACGACGGTAAGGGCGAGTACACCGGTGGTAACCCCGGTCTGAAGGACATCGACTACGCCATCGAGTGGGTACACAAGAACATTGCGCACTTTGGTGGTGACCCGGATAAGATCACGATCGGTGGTACGAGCACCGGTGCCTGCTCGGTGGACAACTGGGCTTTCGCACACCACAACAAGCCTTCGGCCAAGCTGGTCAACGGTCTGATCCTTCAGAGTGGTTCGATGACGTCGCTCGGTCGCTATTTCCTGGCGAACAGCAGCGACACCTTCCAGGGACACAACAGCTCCTGGAACCTAGTTGCCCAGGAGGTCGGCTGTGGTACCTCGAATGACCACAAGCAGTTCCGCTGCATGCAACAGAAGCCTTGGAGTGCCCTGATGCAGGCCTCTTTCACGAAGAACGCCAAGTTCACGTTGGCTGTTGACCATGTGACGACCTTTGACAACTACTACGAACGTCTGGAGAACAAGCAGTTCGTCGATATCCCCATGCTCATCGGCAATAACAAGGATGAGGGTAATGCTTTCCTGATCCACACTGCCAACCTTGCGCCGTTCGTGGGCCCCATTATCACCGCTGAGGTGTGGGTGTGCCCGGCCGGTGTCCAGGCCGACCTCCGCCACGGTGTGGCTCCGACTTGGCGCTACCGCTTCGGCCCGTCGTTCTATATCCCTGACACGCCGGACAAGTACAAGGAGCTGCTCACCTACCACGGTAGCGACACGCCGTACGCGTGGGGCACCTGGAAGCAGCTGCACTTTATCGAGTCGggtgcctcggcgagcgaccCTGGTCCCATCGCCAACctgccgccgacgacggaCAACAACTACATCCGTGGTAAGGTTGCTCAGGCCTACCGCGAGGCGAACGTCGAGTTCGTCAAGGACCCCCAGAACGGTCTGCGCCACTTCCGCGGCGGATGGCCCGAGTACACCAAGGGCTCCAAGAGCATTGGTGACTTTGGCCGCAACAACGACCCGCACCACCCCTTCCAGCTCGCTAGCAGCTGGGACACGGACTTGCTCTGTGGTTTGACCAACGCGCAGGTTAACCAAAACAACATGAAATACAAGCCCGGCTTCGACAGGGTCCGCTCGTACCTTGTCTAA
- the MUP1 gene encoding methionine permease (COG:E; TransMembrane:10 (o90-110i131-151o171-192i204-223o266-289i318-336o363-384i396-417o437-459i471-496o); EggNog:ENOG503NVPN) → MSNGVDMTGGNSPLSTDHKGKMGEHEDILPELLPDCGDDVEAAVNSEVPQGRQVGVISAIFLMVNRMLGTGAFSTTSTILQQSNSVGMSIIYWAIGGVIAGAGFAVYAEFATAIPRNGGELNYLQYAFRKPYFMVASMYAAQALLLGQAAGNANAAGQYFIRAGGGETTEWNSKGIGVGILVAALIMHGGFLRYGLWFQNILGIFKVVILLLIVFAGFAALAGRTIGEAPHNFANAFSGASQTLNDGHIRSDISGEVHNPARTMKIAGPLALIVLTILYVLAQVAYFAAVPIPEILESKQIIAASFFKHMFGERSARALSVFVALSAVANVFSVLFSQGRLNQALGRDNLIPFSKMFASNRPFNTPLAGLTWHMIVTLILMLAPPQGDAYNFVLNLSSYPLNVVNLAVGLGLCLSYLPRSSGLKPSWFYDWNPQFRATIPITIFFTLVSAFLVIVPWIPPTEKVDAQYTHIWYALHAGVALAFFAGGALYWCWWYVLLPRVGLYWPNWYTLRPTMGRYWLEPVETVMDDGTIRTVFERRLLDAKQNADSEATAEPEPTLRSESAN, encoded by the exons ATGTCGAACGGCGTCGACATGACAGGGGGGAATTCCCCCTTGTCTACGGATCATAAAGGCAAGATGGGAGAGCATGAAGACATTCTCCCTGAGCTTCTACCCGACTgcggcgacgacgtcgaggcggcggtgaACAGCGAAGTCCCTCAAGGTCGTCAGGTTGGTGTCATCTCGGCCATCTTCCTAATGGTGAACCGTATGCTTGGTACGGGTGCCTTTTCCACAACCTCGACGATTCTGCAACAAAGCAACAGTGTTGGTATGAGCATTATTTACTGGGCCATCGGTGGTGTCATCGCAGGCGCTGGCTTTGCGGTGTACGCTGAGTTTGCTACCGCAATTCCCCGCAATGGTGGTGAGCTAAACTATCTACAGTACGCGTTCCGCAAGCCGTACTTCATGGTGGCCTCGAtgtacgccgcgcaggcgcttcTTCTGGGTCAGGCTGCTGGTAATGCCAACGCTGCAGGCCAGTACTTCATCCGTGCGGGCGGAGGTGAGACGACCGAGTGGAACTCGAAGGGTATCGGTGTTGGTATCCTGGTCGCTGCACTGATTATGCACGGCGGCTTCCTCAGGTATGGATTGTGGTTCCAAAACATCCTCGGTATCTTCAAAGTGGTCATTCTCCTTCTGATCGTCTTTGCTGGCTTTGCTGCGCTGGCGGGACGTACGATCGGCGAGGCACCGCACAACTTTGCGAATGCCTTCTCGGGCGCCAGTCAGACGCTAAATGATGGCCATATTCGGAGTGACATTTCTG GTGAGGTCCATAACCCGGCGCGCACCATGAAGATCGCTGGTCCGCTCGCATTGATCGTCCTTACCATTCTCTACGTACTTGCACAGGTGGCCTACTTTGCCGCGGTGCCAATTCCCGAGATTCTGGAGAGCAAGCAAATTATTGCTGCCTCCTTCTTTAAGCATATGTTTGGTGAAcgttcggcgcgcgccctGTCTGTCTTCGTGGCTCTTTCGGCGGTTGCAAATGTATTCTCGGTGCTCTTCTCCCAGGGCCGTCTGAACCAGGCTCTGGGTCGTGACAACCTTATTCCCTTCTCCAAAATGTTTGCTTCCAACCGTCCTTTCAATACCCCGCTCGCCGGCCTTACTTGGCACATGATTGTCACACTGATTCTCATGCTTGCACCCCCGCAAGGTGATGCTTACAACTTTGTCCTGAACCTTTCCTCCTATCCGCTCAATGTGGTCAATTTGGCCGTCGGCTTGGGTCTTTGCTTGTCGTACCTTCCGCGGTCAAGTGGTCTGAAACCCAGCTGGTTCTACGACTGGAACCCACAATTCCGTGCGACGATCCCCATCACCATTTTCTTCACGTTAGTGTCCGCTTTCTTGGTTATCGTGCCCTGGATTCCACCCACCGAAAAGGTCGATGCACAGTACACCCATATCTGGTACGCGCTCCACGCTGGTGTGGCTCTTGCCTTCTTCGCAGGCGGTGCCCTGTACTGGTGCTGGTGGTACGTCCTCCTTCCTAGGGTTGGTCTATACTGGCCGAACTGGTACACGCTCCGCCCCACGATGGGCCGCTACTGGCTTGAGCCTGTCGAGACCGTCATGGACGACGGTACTATCCGCACCGTTTtcgagcgtcgccttcTCGATGCCAAGCAAAACGCAGACTCCGAAGCGACTGCGGAGCCTGAACCTACCCTCAGGTCTGAATCGGCGAACTAA
- a CDS encoding uncharacterized protein (BUSCO:EOG0926386D; COG:O; EggNog:ENOG503NW0C): protein MAPINTENNDAPAQKIHNVVIIGSGPAGHTAAIYLGRANLEPLMFEGMLANGVAAGGQLTTTTDVENYPGFPDGIGGSELMEKLRAQSQRFGTDIKTETISKVDLSSRPFKIWREWAEDEGPILTQTLILATGALAKRMHLPGEETYWQNGISACAVCDGAVPIFRNKPLVVIGGGDSACEEATYLTKYGSHVYVLVRRDELRASRIMAKRLLSHPKVTVLFNTVATEAKGDGELLTAVRTKSTTTGEEKDLEANGLFYAIGHIPATSVVKGLVDLDEDGYVITKPGTSQTSVHGVFAAGDVQDKKYRQAVTSAGTGCIAALEAERLLAEEEAE from the exons ATGGCACCTATTAACACGGAGAACAAcgacgctcctgcgcagAAGATCCACAACGTG GTGATCATCGGCTCCGGCCCTGCTGGTCACACGGCCGCCATCTACCTGGGGCGTGCCAACCTGGAGCCCCTCATGTTCGAG GGTATGCTTGCCAACGGCGTTGCTGCCGGTGGTCAGCTCACGACCACGACCGATGTGGAAAACTATCCCGGCTTCCCGGATGGCATCGGTGGTTCTGAACTCATGGAGAAGCTGCGCGCTCAGTCGCAGCGCTTCGGCACCGACATCAAGACGGAGACCATCTCGAAGGTCGACCTCTCGAGCCGTCCCTTCAAGATCTGGCGCGAATgggccgaggacgagggtCCGATCCTTACGCAGACTCTGATCCTGGCCACGGGTGCGCTTGCCAAGCGCATGCACCTGCCCGGTGAGGAGACCTACTGGCAGAACGGTATCagtgcgtgcgccgtcTGTGACGGTGCTGTCCCCATTTTCCGCAACAAGCCGCTGGTCGTGATTGGTGGTGGTGACTCTGCCTGTGAGGAGGCCACCTACCTGACCAAGTACGGCAGCCACGTCTACGTGCTGGTCCGTCGTGACGAGCTCCGTGCGAGCAGGATTATGGCCAAGCGTCTCCTGTCGCACCCCAAGGTGACTGTGCTGTTCAACACGGTGGCCACCGAGGCGAAGGGTGACGGTGAACTCCTGACTGCTGTGCGCACGAAGAGCACCACGACCGGCGAGGAGAAGGACCTCGAGGCCAACGGTCTGTTCTACGCGATTGGCCACATCCCTGCTACCTCGGTGGTCAAGGGCCTGGTTGACCTTGACGAGGACGGCTACGTGATCACTAAGCCCGGTACTTCGCAGACTTCTGTGCACGGTGTCTTTGCCGCTGGTGATGTTCAGGACAAGAAGTACAGGCAGGCGGTTACCTCCGCCGGCACGGGCTGCATTGCTGCTCTCGAGGCGGAGAGGCTCCTTGCTgaggaggaggccgagTAA
- the ACO1 gene encoding aconitate hydratase (EggNog:ENOG503NV17; COG:C; COG:E), whose product MLSTRAMRSPALRTAALRVNRAAATRGFATVAEDAPNLNVEDLKKKVEMSVIESGKGYYLPYEKLEKNLEVVRERLKRPMTMSEKIVYGHLDDPHTQDIERGVSYLRLRPDRVACQDATAQMALLQFMSAGLPHVAVPTTVHCDHLIAASTGGVEDLARAKDVNKEVYDFLATCTAKYGIGFWKPGSGIIHQIIIENYAFPGGLMIGTDSHTPNAGGLNMIACGVGGADAVDVMADIPWELKCPKVIGVELKGKLSGWTSPKDVILRVAGELTVKGGTGAIVEYKGPGVSSLSATGMGTICNMGAEIGATTSVFPFNDRQAKYLEATGRKSIADQAAKYQANLLPDRDAEYDRHLEIDLDELEPYINGPFTPDLATPLSKFKEAVKENGWPEELRVALIGSCTNSSYEDMSRSASIAQEALDHGVKAKSGFTVTPGSEQIRATIERDGQMETLTEAGGMVLANACGPCIGQWHRTDVKKGEKNSIITSYNRNFSGRNDANFATHAFVASPDLVTAMAFAGDLTFNPVTDSLTGADGKEFKFSDPSGHEIPATGYDPGENTFQAPPEDGSNVEVIVRPDSERLQFLEPFKKWDGKNPTDMPVLIKVKGKCTTDHISAGGPWLKYRGHLQNISNNCLIGATNIANDETNNVQNYYTGEWGAVPATAISYRDDGHPWVVIGDDNYGEGSSREHAALEPRYLGGYAIITRSFARIHETNCKKQGLLPLTFQESKDYDLVRPDDLVDLEGVTELAPGSVVTLVAKHKDGSVDKIPLVHSFNENQIEWFKAGSALNLMAAKAAAKRA is encoded by the coding sequence ATGCTGTCGAcccgcgcgatgcgctcccCCGCCCTCCGCACGGCTGCCCTCAGGGTGAATCGTGCGGCGGCCACCCGTGGTTTCGCCACTGTTGCTGAAGATGCTCCTAACCTGAACGTCGAGGACCTCAAGAAGAAGGTCGAGATGAGCGTCATCGAGTCCGGCAAGGGCTACTACCTCCCTTACGAGAAGCTCGAGAAGAACCTCGAGGTcgtccgcgagcgcctcaaGCGCCCCATGACCATGTCGGAAAAGATCGTCTACGGTCATCTGGACGACCCGCACACCCAGGACATTGAGCGTGGCGTTTCGTACCTGCGCCTTCGCCCTGACCGTGTTGCCTGCCAGGACGCCACCGCCCAGATGGCCCTGCTCCAGTTCATGTCGGCTGGTCTGCCCCACGTCGCTGTGCCCACCACTGTGCACTGTGACCACCTTATCGCTGCCAGCACCGGTGGTGTTGAGGACCTGGCTCGCGCCAAGGACGTGAACAAGGAGGTGTACGACTTCCTTGCCACCTGCACTGCCAAGTACGGTATTGGCTTCTGGAAGCCCGGCTCGGGTATCATTCACCAGATCATCATTGAGAACTACGCCTTCCCCGGTGGTCTGATGATCGGTACTGACTCGCACACCCCCAACGCTGGTGGTCTTAACATGATTGCCTGCGGTGTTGGTGGTGCCGATGCTGTCGATGTTATGGCTGACATTCCCTGGGAGCTCAAGTGCCCCAAGGTCATTGGTGTTGAGCTCAAGGGTAAGCTCTCGGGCTGGACTTCGCCCAAGGACGTTATCCTGAGGGTCGCTGGTGAGCTCACCGTGAAGGGTGGTACCGGTGCCATTGTCGAGTACAAGGGCCCTGGTGTCTCTTCGCTCTCCGCCACTGGTATGGGTACTATCTGCAACATGGGTGCTGAGATTGGTGCCACCACCTCGGTTTTCCCCTTCAACGACCGCCAGGCCAAGTACCTCGAGGCCACTGGCCGTAAGTCGATTGCCGACCAGGCTGCCAAGTACCAGGCCAACCTGCTGCCCGACCGTGACGCTGAGTACGACCGCCACCTCGAGATCGAccttgacgagctcgagcccTACATCAACGGTCCCTTCACCCCCGACCTTGCCACTCCCCTGTCCAAGTTCAAGGAGGCTGTCAAGGAGAACGGCTGgcccgaggagctgcgcgttGCCCTTATCGGCTCGTGCACCAACTCGTCGTACGAGGACATGTCGCGTTCGGCTTCGATCGCCCAGGAGGCCCTTGACCACGGTGTGAAGGCCAAGTCGGGCTTCACCGTTACCCCCGGTTCGGAGCAGATCCGTGCCACCATCGAGCGTGACGGCCAGATGGAGACCCTCACTGAGGCCGGCGGTATGGTTCTTGCCAACGCCTGCGGTCCCTGCATTGGTCAGTGGCACCGTACCGACGTGAAGAAGGGTGAGAAGAACTCGATTATCACGTCGTACAACCGTAACTTCAGCGGCCGTAACGACGCCAACTTTGCCACCCACGCCTTTGTTGCCTCGCCCGACCTGGTTACTGCCATGGCCTTTGCTGGTGACCTGACCTTCAACCCCGTTACCGACTCGCTCACTGGCGCTGACGGCAAGGAGTTCAAGTTCAGCGACCCGAGCGGCCACGAGATCCCTGCCACGGGCTACGACCCCGGTGAGAACACCTTCCAGGCTCCTCCGGAGGATGGCTCGAATGTCGAGGTCATTGTCAGGCCCGACTCGGAGCGTCTCCAGTTCCTGGAGCCTTTCAAGAAGTGGGACGGCAAGAACCCCACTGATATGCCTGTTCTGATCAAGGTGAAGGGCAAGTGCACCACGGACCACATCTCGGCCGGTGGTCCCTGGCTCAAGTACCGTGGCCACCTGCAGAACATCTCGAACAACTGTCTGATTGGTGCCACCAACATTGCCAACGACGAGACCAACAACGTCCAGAACTACTACACCGGCGAGTGGGGTGCGGTTCCCGCCACTGCCATCTCGTACCGTGACGACGGCCACCCCTGGGTTGTGATTGGTGATGACAACTACGGTGAGGGTTCGTCGCGTGAGCACGCTGCCCTGGAGCCCCGCTACCTCGGTGGCTACGCCATCATCACCCGCTCGTTCGCCCGTATCCACGAGACCAACTGCAAGAAGCAGGGTCTGCTGCCCCTGACCTTCCAGGAGTCCAAGGACTACGACCTGGTTCGCCCcgacgacctcgtcgaccttgaGGGTGTGACTGAGCTTGCCCCTGGCAGCGTCGTCACCCTGGTTGCTAAGCACAAGGACGGCTCTGTGGACAAGATTCCCCTGGTTCACTCGTTCAACGAGAACCAGATCGAGTGGTTCAAGGCCGGCAGTGCCCTCAACCTGATGGCTGCCAAGGCTGCCGCCAAGCGCGCTTAA